Proteins from a genomic interval of Youhaiella tibetensis:
- a CDS encoding c-type cytochrome: MRLALSHTIRLALAAAILVCVPAIASAAQPPKKADAVSDGPHSESSLERDANGIPVGDDPNGLLANADIERGKRVFQKIGLCISCHGWDGNGTGKNSRSEGAAALLRDTSMDAEALISVVRCGIPGTPMPYHDSQAYKKPELCYGQTMADFDEAGAPRKGHTFKEADIVNVVAYIETKLKGYGKATLADCEEAFKPGAGFCIGMK, encoded by the coding sequence ATGCGCCTTGCCCTGTCCCATACCATCCGGCTCGCGCTGGCGGCCGCAATCCTTGTCTGCGTGCCGGCCATTGCAAGTGCCGCCCAGCCTCCCAAGAAGGCTGATGCCGTTTCCGACGGTCCTCATTCGGAAAGCTCGCTGGAACGCGATGCCAACGGCATCCCGGTCGGCGACGATCCGAACGGCCTGCTGGCCAATGCCGATATCGAGCGCGGCAAGCGCGTGTTCCAGAAGATCGGCCTGTGCATTTCCTGCCATGGCTGGGACGGCAACGGTACCGGCAAGAATTCCCGCTCGGAGGGTGCCGCCGCGCTGCTGCGCGACACCAGCATGGATGCCGAGGCCCTGATCTCGGTGGTCCGCTGCGGTATCCCGGGCACCCCGATGCCCTACCATGACTCCCAGGCCTACAAAAAGCCCGAGCTCTGCTACGGGCAGACCATGGCCGATTTCGACGAGGCCGGTGCCCCGCGCAAGGGCCACACCTTCAAGGAAGCCGACATCGTCAACGTCGTCGCCTATATCGAGACCAAGCTCAAGGGCTACGGCAAGGCCACGCTCGCCGATTGCGAAGAAGCCTTCAAGCCGGGTGCGGGCTTCTGCATCGGCATGAAGTAA